The DNA sequence TTCCAACTCAAAGCACAAGCTCCCAAAGACATTCTCTCCACAATGCTTTCGGCTGGAAAGAGACCAGACATTCGGATTCCGATAATAGCTTGTCTTGGAACTTATAATTATCTTATCAATACTGCTATACCTGAAGCCATTGATGCTTTCAAACTTGGGATACCCCGTTTGGCTCAATCTTATGCTAACATGGCTTCAATGGGGGTTAGTGATTGTGAGAGAAGATTTAATGGCAAATCGCCAATCACCAATGAGAACAATATTACTCATGAAATTGCTCTCATCCTGGTAGCTATCGctaaacaattatagaatatatagttcaaatattaaataatgaaggga is a window from the Arachis hypogaea cultivar Tifrunner chromosome 1, arahy.Tifrunner.gnm2.J5K5, whole genome shotgun sequence genome containing:
- the LOC112757154 gene encoding cell wall / vacuolar inhibitor of fructosidase 1-like, translating into MPATINAFQVGKPRLAEAYANTAAIGVSDCEKSFNGKSPIHADNIITHDIALILLAPCECDDKLITQTCSKTPYPAQCVSYIKANYKSNDVKGVAGLGIIMAQGFQLKAQAPKDILSTMLSAGKRPDIRIPIIACLGTYNYLINTAIPEAIDAFKLGIPRLAQSYANMASMGVSDCERRFNGKSPITNENNITHEIALILVAIAKQL